The following DNA comes from Kineococcus rhizosphaerae.
GCGCGCGCTGGAACTCGGGCTCGACGCCCAGCCCGGGCACCCCAACGCCGTCGCCTTCGAGGAACGGCTGCCGAACTCCGAGGGGCTCGGCGGGGTGACGATGGCCGACCTCGTGCGCCGTTCGCTGCGCATGAACCCCAGCCGCGTCATCGTCGGGGAGGTCCTCGGCGACGAGATCGTCACGATGCTCAACGCCATGAGCCAGGGCAACGACGGGTCGCTGTCCACCATCCACGCGAACTCCTCCGCGGAGGTGTTCAACCGCATCGCCACGTACGCGCTGCAGGCCGAGGAGCACCTGCCCGTCGAGGCGAGCCACATGCTCGTCGCCGGTGCGGTGGACTTCGTGGTGTTCCTCGACAAGCAGAACACCTACCACTCCGGGGGCGGTCTGCGGCGCGTGGTCGCCAGCGTCCGGGAGGTCACCGGCGTGGACGGCCGCGTCCTGAGCTCGGAGGTCTTCCTCGCCGGGCGCGACGGCGTCGCGCGGGCCCACGCCCCCCTGCAGTGCGCCGACGACCTCGAAGCCGCCGGGTACGTCGCCCCCGTGCTCCAGCGGTGGGGCGCGTGAACGCCGCACCGGAGGTCCTCGTCGCGCTCACCGCGACCGGGGCCGGGCTCGGTCTGCTGCTCGCGGCGCTGGGGTTCTCCGGCCGCCTCGCCGGCCCGAGCTCGCGCCCGGGCCGGCGCCGCCCCGACCTGCTCACCCGGCAGGTCCTGCTGGGGCTGGGGGCGGGGGTCCTCACCCTGGTCCTGACCCGCTGGGTCGTCGCCGGGGTGGGCATCGGCCTGCTCGTCGCCTGCTGGCAGCGGCTGCTCGGCGGCAACGCCGAGGAGAACCGCGGCATCGCCCGCCTGGAGGCGCTCGCGACCTGGACGGAGTCGTTGCGCGACACCATCGCCGGGGCCATCGGGCTCGAGCAGGCCATCCCCGCCACGGCCGGCACCTCGGCCCCGGCGCTGCGCCCGTCGCTGAACCTGCTGGTCGACCGGCTGCGCATCCGCGAACCCCTGCCCGACGCGCTGCTGCGCTTCGCCGACGACGTCGACGACGCCAGCGCCGA
Coding sequences within:
- a CDS encoding type II secretion system F family protein is translated as MNAAPEVLVALTATGAGLGLLLAALGFSGRLAGPSSRPGRRRPDLLTRQVLLGLGAGVLTLVLTRWVVAGVGIGLLVACWQRLLGGNAEENRGIARLEALATWTESLRDTIAGAIGLEQAIPATAGTSAPALRPSLNLLVDRLRIREPLPDALLRFADDVDDASADVVVAALVLNARLRGPGLRDVLSALAASTREELDVRRRIEASRRSIRRSVQIVLLIVLGVMGLLAVFNRAYVAPYSSFAGQVALVLVAALMVLGLVWLRRLATVETHERFLAGVRGR